One genomic region from Arthrobacter sp. FB24 encodes:
- the purN gene encoding phosphoribosylglycinamide formyltransferase has protein sequence MRIVVLVSGTGSNLQAVIDAVKAGELDVEIAAVGADRPGTYGVERSAAAGIPTFVVDFKAYADRAEWNAALTEAVAAYEPDVVVSSGFMRIVSPEFIDAFDGKYLNTHPALLPAFPGAHGVRDAMAYGVKVTGCTVHWADAGVDTGPIIAQEAVAILDDDTEDTLHERIKVVERRLLVSTLAQLAAA, from the coding sequence ATGCGCATCGTTGTCCTCGTGTCCGGTACCGGTTCCAACCTCCAGGCTGTCATTGACGCCGTCAAGGCGGGCGAACTGGATGTGGAGATCGCCGCCGTCGGCGCTGACCGGCCGGGGACCTACGGCGTGGAACGGTCCGCGGCCGCCGGAATCCCGACCTTTGTCGTGGATTTCAAGGCCTACGCCGACCGCGCCGAGTGGAATGCGGCGTTGACCGAAGCCGTAGCCGCATATGAGCCGGACGTGGTGGTGTCCTCCGGGTTCATGCGCATCGTCAGCCCGGAGTTCATCGACGCGTTCGATGGCAAGTACCTCAACACCCACCCCGCCCTGCTGCCTGCCTTCCCCGGGGCACACGGCGTCCGCGATGCCATGGCCTACGGCGTCAAGGTCACCGGCTGCACCGTTCACTGGGCCGACGCCGGCGTGGACACAGGCCCCATCATCGCCCAGGAAGCCGTTGCCATCCTCGACGACGATACCGAGGACACCCTGCACGAACGCATCAAAGTGGTGGAGCGCAGGCTCCTGGTCTCCACCCTGGCGCAGCTCGCCGCCGCCTGA
- a CDS encoding MFS transporter: MNTYTTVPSGEQVVQELPWRWKVQGRIFVIGGLGFMFDAWDVTLNGILIPLLSTHWALAPGDAAWIGTANLVGMALGAFAWGTIADTIGRKKAFTATLLIFSLFTVLGAFSPDFIWFCVFRFMAGFGLGGCIPVDYALVGEFTPRKQRGKVLTAMDGWWPVGAALCGFVSAWLVAAFADWRLTMLVMVLPALLVFWVRRSVPESPLFLIRKGRRDEAAKVIDDLVKATGAEPRAYSLPDAQDAPKLSAGSAWLQLVRVWRFNWKITAAAWSLFFSILLVYYLSLTWMPRILIGAGFQDYKAFLTTASMAAVGLLGVVVAAVLVERVGRKWILAITGPLSALTLVIVAFVVDIPSAAVFWLLVFGFIVQVAIPVLYTYVSELYPTDLRGTGFGWASTFSRLGAGFGPLIFASVLWPQLGLATSFALAGGLVLLSVLWMAFFSPETKQRTLA; encoded by the coding sequence ATGAATACTTACACCACTGTGCCCAGCGGCGAACAAGTGGTCCAGGAACTGCCGTGGCGGTGGAAAGTCCAGGGCCGGATCTTCGTGATCGGCGGCCTGGGTTTCATGTTCGATGCCTGGGACGTGACGCTGAACGGGATCCTCATCCCGTTGCTGTCCACCCACTGGGCGTTGGCCCCCGGCGATGCCGCATGGATCGGCACGGCCAACCTGGTGGGCATGGCCCTGGGCGCGTTCGCGTGGGGCACGATTGCGGACACCATCGGGCGCAAGAAGGCTTTCACGGCCACCCTGCTGATCTTCTCGCTCTTCACGGTGCTGGGGGCGTTCTCCCCCGACTTCATCTGGTTCTGCGTGTTCCGCTTTATGGCAGGTTTCGGCCTGGGCGGGTGCATCCCCGTGGACTATGCCCTGGTGGGTGAGTTCACGCCGCGGAAGCAGCGCGGCAAAGTGCTGACCGCGATGGACGGCTGGTGGCCTGTGGGCGCCGCGCTCTGCGGCTTTGTTTCCGCCTGGCTGGTTGCGGCCTTCGCGGACTGGCGGCTGACCATGCTGGTGATGGTGCTGCCAGCCCTGCTGGTCTTCTGGGTGCGTCGCAGCGTGCCGGAGTCGCCGCTATTCCTGATCCGCAAGGGCCGCCGCGACGAGGCAGCCAAGGTCATCGACGACCTGGTCAAGGCCACGGGCGCCGAACCCCGCGCCTACAGCCTCCCGGATGCGCAGGACGCCCCGAAGCTTTCTGCCGGCAGCGCCTGGCTCCAGCTGGTCCGCGTCTGGCGGTTCAACTGGAAGATCACCGCGGCTGCCTGGTCCCTGTTCTTCAGCATCCTACTGGTCTACTACCTGTCCCTGACGTGGATGCCGCGGATACTGATCGGCGCCGGGTTCCAGGACTACAAGGCCTTCCTCACGACGGCGTCCATGGCCGCCGTCGGCCTCCTGGGCGTGGTGGTGGCGGCCGTGCTGGTGGAGCGCGTGGGCCGCAAGTGGATCCTGGCGATCACCGGGCCGCTGTCCGCGCTGACGCTGGTGATCGTGGCATTCGTGGTGGACATCCCGTCCGCCGCAGTGTTCTGGCTGCTGGTGTTCGGCTTCATCGTCCAGGTGGCCATTCCGGTGCTGTACACCTATGTCTCTGAGCTGTACCCCACGGACCTGCGCGGCACCGGCTTTGGCTGGGCGTCCACGTTCTCGCGGCTCGGGGCGGGCTTCGGCCCGCTCATTTTCGCCTCGGTCCTGTGGCCGCAGCTGGGCCTGGCAACGTCCTTCGCACTGGCCGGCGGCCTGGTCCTGCTGTCCGTGCTGTGGATGGCGTTCTTCTCCCCCGAGACAAAGCAGCGCACGCTGGCGTAG
- the purH gene encoding bifunctional phosphoribosylaminoimidazolecarboxamide formyltransferase/IMP cyclohydrolase: protein MSFTQLDRVPIRRALISVYDKTGLEELAKGLHEAGVKIVSTGSTAKKIAAAGIPVQEVEEVTGSPEMLDGRVKTLHPRVHGGILADRRVPAHMETLAGMEIEAFDLVVVNLYPFVETVKSGAAQDDVVEQIDIGGPAMVRSAAKNHAAVAIVTDPNFYGDVVRAAAEGGFDLKTRQRLAAKAFAHTASYDTAVATWTASQFLDEDGDGVIDWPAYAGLALERSEVLRYGENPHQQAALYVDKAAPAGIAQADQIHGKAMSYNNFVDADAALRAAFDFAEPAVAIIKHANPCGVAVGSADAADPIADAHAKAHACDPVSAFGGVIAANRTVTAGMARTVAGIFTEVVIAPGFEDEAVEILSKKKNIRLLALPEGYGRYPTEFRQVSGGMLVQAADKVDAEGDNPANWTLAAGEAADAATLADLAFAWTACRAAKSNAILLADHGAAVGIGMGQVNRLDSCKLAVERANTLGVQVESDVEGAGGAAGPSTTEASAAPQRARGAVAASDAFFPFADGLQILIDAGVRAVVQPGGSVRDDEVIAAANAAGITMYFTGARHFFH, encoded by the coding sequence GTGAGCTTTACGCAGCTAGACCGTGTTCCCATCCGCCGAGCCCTGATCTCGGTCTACGACAAGACCGGTCTGGAGGAGCTCGCGAAGGGCCTGCACGAAGCAGGCGTCAAGATCGTCTCCACCGGCTCCACCGCGAAGAAGATCGCGGCTGCAGGCATCCCCGTCCAGGAGGTCGAGGAAGTCACCGGTTCGCCGGAGATGCTGGACGGCCGCGTCAAGACGCTCCACCCGCGCGTGCACGGCGGCATCCTGGCCGACCGCCGCGTCCCCGCCCACATGGAAACCCTGGCCGGCATGGAGATCGAGGCGTTCGACCTCGTCGTCGTGAACCTCTACCCGTTCGTGGAGACCGTCAAGTCCGGTGCCGCGCAGGATGACGTCGTGGAGCAGATCGACATCGGCGGCCCCGCCATGGTGCGCTCCGCCGCGAAGAACCACGCCGCCGTCGCGATCGTTACCGACCCGAATTTCTACGGCGACGTTGTCCGCGCTGCCGCTGAAGGCGGCTTCGACCTGAAGACCCGCCAGCGCCTGGCCGCGAAGGCCTTCGCCCACACTGCCAGCTACGACACCGCAGTGGCCACGTGGACGGCCAGCCAGTTCCTGGACGAGGACGGCGACGGCGTGATCGACTGGCCGGCCTACGCCGGCCTGGCGCTGGAACGCTCCGAGGTCCTCCGCTACGGCGAAAACCCGCACCAGCAGGCCGCCCTCTACGTGGACAAGGCCGCTCCCGCCGGCATCGCGCAGGCTGACCAGATCCACGGCAAGGCCATGAGCTACAACAACTTCGTGGACGCCGACGCCGCCCTCCGTGCAGCGTTCGACTTCGCTGAGCCCGCCGTGGCCATCATCAAGCACGCCAACCCCTGCGGCGTGGCAGTCGGTTCCGCCGACGCCGCGGACCCCATCGCCGACGCCCACGCCAAGGCCCACGCCTGCGACCCCGTGTCCGCATTCGGCGGCGTTATCGCAGCCAACCGCACGGTCACCGCCGGAATGGCGCGCACCGTTGCCGGCATCTTCACCGAGGTCGTCATCGCGCCGGGCTTCGAGGACGAGGCCGTGGAGATCCTGTCCAAGAAGAAGAACATCCGCCTCCTGGCCCTGCCGGAAGGCTACGGCCGCTACCCGACCGAGTTCCGCCAGGTCTCCGGCGGCATGCTGGTGCAGGCTGCTGACAAGGTCGACGCCGAAGGCGACAACCCCGCCAACTGGACCCTCGCAGCCGGCGAGGCAGCGGATGCAGCCACGCTGGCCGACCTCGCGTTCGCCTGGACCGCCTGCCGTGCTGCCAAGTCCAACGCCATCCTGCTCGCAGACCACGGCGCTGCCGTCGGCATCGGCATGGGCCAGGTCAACCGGCTCGACTCCTGCAAGCTGGCCGTGGAACGCGCCAACACCCTGGGTGTGCAGGTCGAGTCCGACGTCGAGGGCGCCGGGGGTGCAGCCGGTCCGTCGACGACAGAGGCCAGCGCAGCCCCGCAGCGTGCCCGCGGTGCCGTGGCAGCCTCGGACGCGTTCTTCCCGTTCGCCGACGGACTGCAGATCCTGATCGACGCCGGCGTCCGCGCCGTGGTCCAGCCCGGCGGTTCCGTCCGGGATGACGAAGTGATTGCAGCGGCGAACGCGGCCGGCATCACCATGTACTTCACGGGTGCGCGCCACTTCTTCCACTAG
- a CDS encoding trypsin-like serine peptidase, whose protein sequence is MTKSKTLATSLLSLSAAALLAVCAAGGASAAPASQNASPQDGVQVASQSVDTTNAADYWTADRMRAAVPGDVLAAKALQRGNTSSAAAVEKGSSTKITGKAGKGKTVLHVDENPVSHIGKVFFTMGGSNYVCSGNSVVSNNKSTVSTAGHCVNEGPGAFATNFVFVPAYLDGAAPYGKWAAKALYTPTQWSSAGDMQYDTGFAVVSQLNGQSLADVVGSSGVQFNAARGLTYKSYGYPAAAPFDGQSLVSCTGPASDDPYNPQFNTQGIPCDMTGGSSGGPWFIGTSSSGYQNSINSYGYSGAPSKVMYGPYWGSVIQQAYSSASSAN, encoded by the coding sequence ATGACGAAATCGAAGACTCTGGCCACCAGCCTCCTGAGCCTGTCCGCCGCCGCGCTGCTGGCCGTCTGCGCAGCCGGCGGGGCTAGTGCGGCGCCCGCATCACAGAACGCCTCACCACAGGACGGCGTTCAGGTTGCCAGCCAGTCGGTGGACACCACTAACGCCGCCGACTACTGGACGGCCGACCGCATGCGCGCAGCGGTTCCCGGGGACGTACTGGCCGCCAAGGCGCTGCAGCGCGGCAACACCTCCTCAGCCGCGGCGGTGGAAAAGGGTTCGAGTACCAAAATCACGGGCAAGGCAGGCAAGGGAAAGACCGTCCTGCACGTCGACGAGAATCCGGTGTCCCACATTGGCAAGGTCTTCTTCACCATGGGCGGCAGCAACTACGTCTGCTCCGGGAACTCCGTGGTGTCCAACAACAAGAGCACCGTGTCCACAGCCGGCCACTGCGTCAATGAGGGTCCCGGCGCCTTTGCCACCAACTTCGTCTTTGTCCCGGCCTACCTGGACGGCGCCGCGCCGTACGGCAAATGGGCAGCCAAGGCCCTGTACACCCCCACCCAGTGGAGCTCGGCCGGAGACATGCAGTACGACACAGGCTTCGCCGTCGTCTCGCAGCTCAACGGCCAGAGCCTGGCCGACGTGGTGGGCTCATCCGGAGTCCAGTTCAACGCAGCGCGCGGGCTGACCTACAAGTCCTACGGCTACCCGGCCGCGGCCCCGTTCGACGGACAGTCGCTGGTCAGCTGCACCGGCCCGGCCAGCGATGACCCGTACAACCCCCAGTTCAATACGCAGGGCATCCCGTGCGACATGACGGGCGGTTCCTCAGGCGGTCCGTGGTTCATCGGCACAAGCTCCAGCGGCTATCAGAACTCCATCAACAGCTACGGCTACAGCGGCGCCCCCTCCAAGGTCATGTATGGACCGTACTGGGGTTCCGTCATCCAGCAGGCGTACTCGAGTGCATCGTCGGCGAACTGA
- a CDS encoding NADP-dependent isocitrate dehydrogenase, protein MAKIIYTHTDEAPMLATYSFLPIVEAYASTAGVEVETRDISLSGRIISVFGDYLTEEQRISDALAELGDLAKKPEANIIKLPNISASIPQLKAAIAELQSQGYDLPDYPDNPSSDTETDIRSRYDKIKGSAVNPVLREGNSDRRAPLSVKNYARQNPHSMGAWSPESKTNVATMGADDFRANEKSVVIESDDTVKIQLVREDGTVKVLKRGFPVLAGEVVDGTVMRAAALDEFLAAQVARAKEEGVLFSAHLKATMMKVSDPIIFGHVVKAYFTELFDTYGEQLAAAGLSPNNGLASILGGLEELPEDVREGVQAAIKKGLAEGPALAMVDSDKGITNLHVPSDVIVDASMPAMIRSSGHMWGPDGKEADTLAVLPDSSYASIYQVVIDDCRAHGAFDPTTMGTVPNVGLMAQAAEEYGSHDKTFEIQSAGTVQLVDSKGTVLIEHQVAPGDIWRACQAKDVPIRDWVKLAVTRARASEMPAVFWLDETRAHDANLIAKVKEYLKDYDTEGLQIEIMSPEKATAFTLERIRKGEDTISVTGNVLRDYLTDLFPILELGTSAKMLSVVPLINGGGLFETGAGGSAPKHVQQLLKENHLRWDSLGEFLALAVSFEHLATTTGNKRAQVLADTLDRATGTFLLENKSPRRSVGELDNRGSHFYLAKFWAQELAKQTDDAELAADFAAVSEALTSNEDTIIAELLAVQGSPVDIGGYYHPDVAKVASVMRPSAKFTEVLSGLTK, encoded by the coding sequence ATGGCCAAGATTATCTATACCCACACAGACGAAGCGCCCATGCTGGCCACCTATTCGTTCTTGCCGATCGTCGAGGCCTACGCGTCGACTGCCGGTGTGGAAGTGGAGACCCGCGACATCTCGCTCTCTGGCCGCATCATTTCGGTGTTCGGTGACTACCTCACCGAAGAGCAGCGGATCAGCGATGCCCTGGCCGAACTGGGCGACCTGGCAAAGAAGCCCGAAGCCAACATCATCAAGCTGCCCAACATCAGCGCTTCCATTCCGCAGCTGAAGGCAGCCATCGCCGAACTCCAGTCCCAGGGCTACGACCTCCCGGACTACCCGGACAACCCGTCCTCCGACACCGAGACGGACATCCGCTCACGCTACGACAAGATCAAGGGTTCGGCCGTCAACCCGGTCCTGCGCGAAGGCAACTCGGACCGCCGCGCGCCCCTCTCCGTGAAGAACTACGCCCGCCAGAACCCGCACTCCATGGGCGCCTGGTCGCCGGAGTCCAAGACCAATGTGGCCACGATGGGCGCTGATGACTTCCGAGCCAACGAGAAGTCCGTGGTCATCGAGTCCGATGACACCGTCAAGATCCAGCTGGTCAGGGAAGACGGCACCGTCAAGGTCCTGAAGCGCGGATTCCCCGTCCTGGCCGGCGAAGTTGTTGACGGCACCGTGATGCGCGCCGCCGCCCTGGATGAATTCCTGGCTGCCCAGGTTGCCCGCGCCAAGGAAGAGGGCGTGCTGTTCTCCGCACACCTGAAGGCCACCATGATGAAGGTCTCGGATCCCATCATCTTCGGCCACGTGGTCAAGGCCTATTTCACCGAACTGTTCGACACGTACGGCGAGCAGCTCGCCGCCGCCGGCCTCAGCCCCAACAACGGCCTGGCCTCCATCCTTGGCGGACTCGAAGAGCTCCCGGAAGACGTCCGTGAGGGCGTCCAGGCAGCCATCAAGAAGGGCCTCGCAGAGGGTCCCGCGCTGGCCATGGTGGACTCGGACAAGGGCATCACCAACCTGCACGTTCCCTCCGACGTCATCGTGGACGCCTCCATGCCCGCCATGATCCGCTCCTCCGGCCACATGTGGGGCCCGGACGGCAAGGAAGCCGACACGCTGGCCGTTCTTCCGGACAGCAGCTATGCAAGCATCTACCAGGTCGTCATTGACGACTGCCGCGCCCACGGCGCCTTCGACCCCACCACCATGGGCACCGTGCCGAACGTCGGCCTCATGGCCCAGGCCGCGGAGGAATACGGCAGCCACGACAAGACCTTTGAAATCCAGTCCGCCGGCACCGTCCAGCTCGTGGACAGCAAGGGCACCGTCCTGATCGAACACCAGGTGGCACCGGGCGACATCTGGCGCGCCTGCCAGGCCAAGGACGTGCCGATCCGCGACTGGGTCAAGCTCGCCGTTACCCGCGCCCGCGCCTCCGAAATGCCCGCTGTGTTCTGGCTGGATGAGACGCGCGCCCACGACGCCAACCTGATCGCCAAGGTCAAGGAATACCTCAAGGACTACGACACCGAGGGCCTCCAGATCGAGATCATGTCCCCGGAAAAGGCCACAGCCTTCACCCTCGAGCGCATCCGCAAGGGCGAGGACACCATCTCGGTGACCGGCAACGTGCTCCGCGACTACCTCACGGACCTTTTCCCGATCCTCGAACTGGGTACCAGCGCCAAGATGCTCTCCGTGGTTCCGCTGATCAACGGCGGCGGACTCTTCGAGACCGGCGCCGGCGGATCCGCCCCGAAGCACGTCCAGCAGTTGCTGAAGGAAAACCACCTGCGCTGGGACAGTCTTGGTGAGTTCCTGGCCCTCGCCGTCAGCTTCGAGCACCTGGCGACCACCACGGGCAACAAGCGTGCCCAGGTGCTCGCCGATACCCTGGACCGCGCTACCGGCACGTTCCTGCTCGAGAACAAGTCTCCGCGCCGCAGCGTCGGGGAACTGGACAACCGCGGCAGCCACTTCTACCTCGCCAAGTTCTGGGCGCAGGAGCTTGCCAAGCAGACCGACGACGCCGAGCTGGCCGCCGACTTCGCAGCTGTCTCCGAGGCGTTGACCTCCAACGAGGACACGATCATTGCCGAACTGCTCGCAGTGCAGGGCTCCCCGGTGGACATCGGTGGCTACTACCACCCGGACGTTGCCAAGGTCGCCTCGGTGATGCGTCCGTCCGCGAAGTTCACCGAAGTTCTGTCCGGCCTGACCAAGTAG
- a CDS encoding SRPBCC family protein — protein MATVQESINVSVPLSQAYNQWTQFEDFPHFMSGVDAVRQLDDTTVHFQTSVAGVKREYDARITVQQPDQRVTWESLDEPRNAGTVWFEALSPTETKVSVELAWEPDSAVEKVGAAVGLDSRQVASDLKRFKKFIEEREVETGAWRERVSDSAVSGSAAGTVAAGPTAEIPHAATTAVPLEEEVGYDAVPTEQPVNADPDMATEPPFGKHVQR, from the coding sequence ATGGCAACTGTCCAGGAATCCATCAACGTAAGTGTCCCGCTGAGCCAGGCCTACAACCAGTGGACCCAGTTCGAGGACTTTCCGCACTTCATGAGCGGCGTGGACGCTGTCCGCCAGCTCGACGACACTACGGTGCACTTCCAGACCAGCGTCGCCGGAGTCAAGAGGGAATACGACGCCCGGATCACCGTGCAGCAGCCGGACCAGCGCGTCACGTGGGAGAGCCTCGACGAGCCCCGCAACGCCGGAACCGTATGGTTCGAAGCGCTCAGCCCGACCGAAACAAAGGTCAGCGTTGAACTCGCCTGGGAGCCGGACTCCGCCGTTGAGAAGGTGGGAGCAGCAGTGGGGCTTGATTCCCGGCAGGTCGCCTCGGACCTCAAACGCTTCAAGAAATTCATCGAGGAACGCGAAGTGGAAACCGGCGCATGGCGGGAACGCGTCAGCGACAGTGCAGTCTCCGGGAGTGCCGCCGGAACGGTCGCGGCGGGTCCGACGGCGGAAATTCCGCACGCTGCCACCACCGCCGTCCCCCTCGAAGAGGAAGTGGGCTACGACGCGGTGCCTACGGAGCAGCCCGTAAACGCCGATCCCGACATGGCGACGGAGCCTCCGTTCGGCAAGCACGTACAGCGCTGA
- a CDS encoding catalase — MPADSNIRIPGATSSEPPAVAEPTEPREPLPPKPDQRGPEAVSPTGTPSGAPVHSRAQSGAYLTTAQGLRLQDTDHSLKAGRRGPVLLQDHHLREKITHFDHERIPERVVHARGAGAHGIFRSYGSAANISRAGFLAKDVETPVFVRFSTVLGSRGSADTVRDTRGFATKFYTDEGTFDLVGNNIPVFFIQDGIKFPDIIHAGKPHPDREIPQAQSAHDTFWDFVSLHTEAQAHTMWNMSDRALPRSYRTMEGFGVHTFRFVNAAGETVLVKFHWKPKQGVHSLLWEEAQLINGMDPDFHRRDLADAIESGAYPEWELGVQVFPDTEEEFFEGIDLLDPTKFVPEELAPVQPIGLMTLNANPVNYFAETEQVAFHPGHLVPGIDVTNDPLLQVRLFSYIDTQISRLGGPNFGQIPINRPQAPVNDMLRDGMHQQAVHGGAAPYHPNSLDGGCPFLAGADLGAFVDVPEQLAAAVKERKSPASFDDHFSQVRLFFRSLSPVEQDHVIQAYTFELGKCREEAIRERQLQNLANVDAELCAAVAKGLGMPAPAALVEVADAEPSPALSQIGGTWPVKGRVVGIVADASSDLDAVRAARTALDAAGIVPLVIAPSGGYLGEEADGGIPVQRTYLTARSTEFDAVLVAGAADPAPDADQGLDAKAGEPGVSLDPRVVLLLSETFRHAKAIGGWGGGSAVVDAASIPQDASGVVLGDGADGVVAQIQELLAAHRSWDRFPASGSTSS; from the coding sequence ATGCCAGCTGACAGCAACATCCGCATTCCCGGCGCGACGTCGAGCGAGCCACCCGCTGTTGCCGAGCCGACGGAACCGCGCGAACCGCTTCCGCCCAAGCCGGACCAGCGGGGCCCCGAGGCGGTCTCGCCCACCGGAACGCCGAGCGGCGCCCCGGTCCATTCGAGGGCCCAGTCCGGCGCCTACCTCACCACCGCGCAGGGGCTCCGGCTCCAGGATACGGACCACTCGCTGAAGGCAGGCCGGCGCGGCCCGGTACTGCTCCAGGACCACCATCTCCGCGAGAAGATCACCCACTTCGACCACGAGCGCATTCCGGAACGTGTGGTGCATGCCCGCGGCGCCGGAGCGCACGGCATTTTCCGCTCCTACGGCTCCGCTGCCAACATCAGCCGGGCGGGATTCCTGGCCAAGGACGTCGAAACACCTGTATTTGTCCGGTTCTCCACGGTGCTGGGGTCCCGCGGCTCCGCCGATACTGTCCGCGATACGCGCGGTTTTGCAACGAAGTTCTACACGGATGAGGGCACTTTCGACCTGGTTGGCAATAACATCCCGGTGTTCTTCATCCAGGACGGCATCAAGTTCCCGGACATCATCCACGCCGGCAAACCGCACCCGGACCGCGAAATCCCGCAGGCGCAGAGCGCCCATGACACGTTCTGGGATTTTGTTTCGCTCCACACCGAGGCGCAGGCGCACACCATGTGGAACATGTCCGACCGTGCCCTTCCCCGCTCCTACCGCACTATGGAAGGCTTCGGCGTCCACACGTTCCGTTTCGTGAATGCCGCAGGGGAGACAGTGCTGGTGAAATTCCATTGGAAGCCCAAACAGGGCGTCCATTCGCTCCTCTGGGAGGAAGCCCAGCTCATCAACGGCATGGACCCGGACTTCCACCGGCGCGACCTTGCCGACGCGATCGAGTCCGGCGCCTACCCGGAATGGGAGCTGGGAGTGCAGGTCTTTCCGGACACGGAGGAGGAGTTCTTCGAGGGAATCGATCTCCTGGACCCCACCAAGTTCGTCCCCGAAGAGCTTGCGCCGGTGCAGCCCATCGGCCTGATGACCCTCAATGCCAACCCGGTGAACTACTTCGCCGAGACGGAGCAGGTGGCTTTCCATCCCGGCCACCTCGTGCCAGGAATTGACGTCACCAATGATCCGCTGCTGCAGGTGCGGCTCTTCTCCTATATCGACACGCAGATCTCCCGGCTCGGCGGTCCTAACTTCGGGCAGATCCCCATCAACCGGCCGCAGGCGCCCGTCAACGACATGCTCCGCGATGGAATGCACCAGCAGGCGGTGCACGGGGGAGCGGCACCGTACCACCCGAATTCGCTGGACGGCGGCTGCCCGTTTCTCGCCGGGGCGGACCTCGGCGCGTTCGTCGACGTTCCCGAGCAGTTGGCGGCGGCGGTTAAGGAACGGAAGTCGCCGGCGTCGTTCGATGACCACTTCAGCCAGGTCAGGCTATTCTTCCGCAGCCTGAGCCCGGTGGAGCAGGACCACGTGATCCAGGCCTACACTTTTGAGCTCGGCAAGTGCCGGGAGGAAGCCATCAGGGAACGGCAGCTGCAGAACCTGGCCAACGTTGACGCCGAACTGTGCGCTGCCGTCGCCAAGGGGCTGGGCATGCCGGCGCCCGCAGCTTTGGTGGAGGTGGCCGACGCTGAGCCGAGCCCCGCGCTGTCGCAGATCGGCGGCACCTGGCCGGTGAAAGGACGTGTGGTGGGAATTGTGGCCGACGCGTCCAGCGACCTTGACGCGGTGCGTGCCGCACGCACGGCCCTGGATGCGGCGGGGATCGTGCCGCTGGTCATTGCACCCTCCGGAGGCTACTTGGGAGAGGAGGCCGACGGCGGGATCCCCGTTCAGCGCACCTACCTCACCGCACGCTCGACGGAGTTCGACGCCGTGCTGGTGGCCGGGGCGGCTGACCCGGCTCCGGACGCTGACCAGGGCCTTGATGCCAAGGCCGGAGAGCCCGGGGTATCCCTCGATCCGAGGGTGGTTCTTTTGCTTTCCGAGACGTTCCGCCACGCGAAGGCGATCGGCGGCTGGGGCGGAGGTTCCGCCGTCGTGGACGCCGCAAGCATCCCGCAGGATGCCTCCGGGGTTGTTCTCGGCGACGGGGCTGACGGTGTCGTCGCCCAAATTCAGGAATTGCTTGCCGCTCACCGGTCCTGGGACCGTTTCCCGGCATCGGGCTCCACGTCGTCGTAG
- a CDS encoding serine/threonine-protein kinase, with product MESSRSETAEVLDGRYRLGEVIGRGGMASVYSARDENLGRDVALKLFAPQSADADELKRQEAEIQLLATLNHPSLVTLFDAGIDSRVPEEPRPFLTMELVEGQDLRSRIRHSPVPLDELAVIGAGVADALAYVHSLGIIHRDIKPANILLVQVRPGEPLRPKLTDFGIARIVDGTRLTATGTMVGTAAYLSPEQARGADLGPASDIYSLGLVLLECIKAAVEYPGSAIESAVARLHRAPEIPGDVPAEWATLIRSMTALEPMDRPTAPDLETALRQALVSPESVPGALAEEPTRILPAPPSRPPLVAPETAGPPGTAGSTVKALPTDAQTGRRTTAPLRAVGNSLPRAGSRRRPRSARRGGLVAALAAVAVLAVAAIILLPTLTPESPEPVQYPVVTGTLGEHLDQLQKSVEP from the coding sequence GTGGAGAGTTCGCGCAGCGAGACGGCAGAGGTCCTGGACGGCCGATACCGCCTGGGCGAGGTCATCGGGCGCGGCGGCATGGCATCGGTGTACTCAGCCCGGGACGAGAACCTCGGCCGGGACGTGGCATTGAAACTCTTTGCCCCGCAATCAGCCGACGCGGACGAGCTGAAGCGTCAGGAAGCCGAGATCCAACTGCTCGCCACCCTGAACCACCCCAGCCTCGTGACTTTGTTCGACGCCGGAATCGACTCCCGTGTGCCGGAGGAACCGCGTCCGTTCCTCACCATGGAACTGGTTGAGGGGCAGGACCTCCGGAGCAGGATCCGGCACAGTCCCGTCCCCCTGGATGAGCTGGCAGTCATAGGCGCCGGGGTGGCCGATGCCTTGGCCTACGTCCACAGCCTGGGCATCATCCACCGCGATATCAAGCCGGCCAACATCCTCCTGGTCCAGGTCCGCCCCGGCGAGCCCCTGCGCCCCAAACTGACCGATTTCGGCATTGCCCGGATCGTGGACGGCACCCGCCTGACCGCCACGGGGACCATGGTAGGAACAGCTGCTTATCTGAGTCCCGAACAGGCGCGGGGCGCTGATCTTGGTCCCGCCAGCGACATCTATTCCCTTGGTCTCGTGCTTCTCGAGTGCATCAAGGCGGCCGTGGAGTATCCGGGAAGCGCCATTGAATCTGCCGTTGCGCGCCTGCACCGTGCCCCGGAAATCCCGGGGGACGTCCCGGCCGAGTGGGCCACCCTGATCAGGTCCATGACAGCACTGGAGCCCATGGACCGCCCGACGGCGCCTGATCTCGAGACCGCCCTTCGCCAGGCTTTGGTCTCCCCGGAGTCGGTCCCCGGGGCCCTCGCTGAGGAACCCACGCGCATTCTCCCGGCACCGCCGTCGCGTCCACCACTGGTTGCTCCGGAGACAGCGGGGCCACCGGGCACGGCGGGGTCAACGGTCAAGGCACTGCCAACGGACGCGCAGACCGGACGCCGCACCACGGCTCCTTTGCGGGCTGTGGGAAACAGCCTGCCCCGCGCCGGAAGCCGCCGACGCCCCCGCTCCGCACGCCGCGGCGGGCTGGTTGCCGCGCTGGCGGCCGTTGCCGTGCTTGCGGTCGCCGCCATTATTTTGCTGCCCACCCTTACGCCCGAATCACCGGAGCCTGTTCAATATCCTGTGGTCACCGGCACCTTGGGAGAGCACCTCGACCAACTACAGAAGAGCGTGGAACCGTGA